A region of Thermococcus piezophilus DNA encodes the following proteins:
- a CDS encoding PPC domain-containing DNA-binding protein yields MEFSAGRSFLFRVPEGEELLGFINEFARKNNILTGTISAIGSLRNPKIGYFEESKGEYKIIELEGTYELVSLMGNISLKDEKSFAHIHIALGDSEGRLWGGHLVEGEVFVAEVFIQELLGEPLERKPQENGLALWSVENLNSQQL; encoded by the coding sequence ATGGAGTTCTCCGCTGGAAGGAGCTTTCTCTTCAGGGTTCCCGAGGGCGAAGAGCTTTTGGGCTTCATCAACGAGTTCGCGAGAAAGAACAACATCTTAACTGGAACCATTAGTGCCATAGGGAGTCTGAGGAATCCCAAGATTGGCTACTTTGAAGAAAGCAAAGGAGAGTACAAAATCATCGAGCTGGAAGGGACTTATGAACTCGTCTCCCTCATGGGCAACATAAGTCTCAAGGATGAGAAGTCCTTCGCCCACATCCACATTGCCCTCGGCGATTCCGAGGGGCGGCTCTGGGGCGGCCACCTGGTTGAGGGTGAAGTTTTTGTCGCCGAGGTCTTCATCCAGGAACTCCTCGGAGAGCCCCTTGAGAGGAAGCCCCAGGAAAACGGACTGGCGCTTTGGAGTGTGGAGAACCTTAATTCTCAGCAACTTTGA
- a CDS encoding NifB/NifX family molybdenum-iron cluster-binding protein — MRIVISTINGGLDDRVNQAFGRTPSFTIVDVENGEITNVQVVQNPGYSQPRGAGVIAAQFCIDQGAEVVIAGQFGPNSYNVLQAAGIRMVSAPPTMTVKEAVEAFFRGELQGAVMGREGGGMGRGMGRGMGHGRGGW; from the coding sequence ATGAGGATAGTAATCTCAACCATAAACGGAGGACTCGACGACAGGGTGAACCAAGCCTTCGGAAGGACTCCCTCTTTCACCATAGTGGACGTAGAGAACGGAGAGATAACCAACGTCCAGGTCGTCCAGAACCCGGGCTACAGCCAGCCAAGGGGAGCAGGGGTTATCGCGGCCCAGTTCTGTATTGACCAAGGTGCGGAAGTGGTAATAGCCGGACAGTTCGGGCCGAACTCCTACAACGTTCTCCAGGCTGCAGGCATAAGGATGGTCTCGGCACCTCCGACGATGACCGTCAAAGAGGCCGTTGAAGCGTTCTTCCGCGGCGAGCTTCAGGGTGCCGTGATGGGCAGAGAAGGCGGCGGAATGGGTCGTGGTATGGGACGTGGCATGGGGCACGGCAGGGGCGGCTGGTGA
- a CDS encoding 6-pyruvoyl trahydropterin synthase family protein, with the protein MGFRLIKRKIGWHKDFDSSHFLVLPYESKCLRIHGHTYNVDVEIWGEVNENGMIFDFNHLSGLIKLLDHHILVSREWVVTETDKVVVIEKNGKRLELPKDEAVILDKRNVTAECIAEWFAERIAEKAGDNVRKIKVKIWEDPRSYAEVTLER; encoded by the coding sequence ATGGGCTTTCGTCTGATTAAAAGAAAGATAGGTTGGCATAAAGATTTTGACAGCTCCCACTTCCTCGTCCTCCCGTACGAAAGCAAGTGCCTCAGGATTCACGGCCACACATACAACGTGGATGTCGAGATATGGGGTGAAGTAAACGAGAACGGCATGATATTTGACTTCAACCACTTAAGCGGATTAATTAAGTTGCTTGACCACCATATCCTTGTCAGTAGAGAGTGGGTTGTTACGGAAACTGACAAGGTTGTGGTCATTGAAAAGAACGGTAAGCGGCTTGAGTTACCTAAGGATGAGGCGGTGATTCTGGACAAGAGAAACGTTACCGCTGAATGTATTGCTGAGTGGTTTGCAGAGAGAATAGCCGAAAAAGCTGGCGACAACGTCAGAAAGATAAAGGTGAAAATTTGGGAGGATCCAAGGAGCTACGCGGAGGTCACTCTCGAGCGTTGA
- a CDS encoding DUF134 domain-containing protein — translation MPMGMGRGWGRGRGRRRKLRMIGFIPQVRHFYPAIPPVGQPKPPIFMTYEEFEALRLVDYEGLTQEEAGKRMGVSRGTVWRALSSARKKVSQMLVEGRELIILAEGNEVPKMDSSEGE, via the coding sequence ATGCCGATGGGAATGGGACGCGGATGGGGTCGTGGCCGGGGAAGGCGGAGAAAGCTCAGGATGATAGGGTTCATTCCCCAGGTTAGACATTTCTATCCAGCCATACCCCCCGTTGGACAGCCAAAACCACCCATTTTTATGACTTATGAGGAGTTTGAGGCATTGAGGCTAGTTGATTACGAGGGCCTGACCCAGGAGGAGGCAGGAAAGAGGATGGGTGTTTCAAGGGGCACTGTCTGGAGGGCGCTAAGCTCGGCCAGGAAGAAGGTCTCCCAGATGCTAGTTGAGGGCCGGGAACTCATAATCCTTGCCGAAGGAAATGAGGTCCCCAAGATGGACTCCTCCGAGGGTGAGTGA